A single region of the Massilia sp. erpn genome encodes:
- a CDS encoding glycosyltransferase family 39 protein, with translation MFLPTTALPSGRRLSNLLIVLGLAQILIWGVAGGLAYSSTELDSAEQLVWGAAIEGGYWKHPPLPSWIMHGVLQFTNPSVALPLMMAQAAIVIALVLSWRLAREFLPPAQAALSVLLTSLILYHNAGADSYNHNTALLPFQAAATLAFFLATRRDSLLHWAGAGFFAGLSILVKYVAVMPLAGLLLYLLLDRSLHHRRTLIGLLLGATVCLLTLSPHLLWLQQNDYAPFQYAQSVVLPLQGFGAKLGSVGSFLVTQFYRLLPLLLVLALLAWRRPREKQEALPLQQRDRLFIWIAALSPLAVTILFGLASGSRLEARWGANAFLLSGLLAVMLLRPVTTAGLLKLMTMLTVAVHVLLCAGLVLGKSMVAEHFGRPTRANFPAAELALATQQAWRSHTTAPLRIVATDIWLGGNLRAFGLPDIAVLIDGSHHKSPWVRSEDVHNCGAMVLDDQSKDGRAGPVNPPEQLALIAGAAATGTWQLAWGNDMKQRRTVRWAYLPPQDPGRCAR, from the coding sequence ATGTTTCTTCCCACCACAGCGCTGCCTTCCGGCCGCCGCCTTTCCAATCTGCTGATCGTGCTCGGTCTGGCACAGATCCTGATCTGGGGCGTAGCCGGGGGATTGGCGTATAGCTCGACCGAACTGGATTCGGCCGAGCAGCTGGTGTGGGGGGCGGCGATCGAAGGCGGCTACTGGAAGCATCCGCCGCTGCCATCGTGGATCATGCATGGCGTGCTGCAGTTTACCAATCCATCGGTGGCGCTGCCGCTGATGATGGCGCAGGCGGCCATCGTAATCGCGCTGGTCCTGAGCTGGCGCCTGGCGCGCGAGTTCCTGCCGCCGGCGCAGGCCGCGCTGTCCGTGCTGCTGACATCCTTGATCCTGTACCACAACGCGGGCGCCGACAGCTACAACCACAATACGGCGCTGCTGCCGTTCCAGGCTGCGGCGACCCTGGCCTTCTTCCTGGCGACGCGGCGCGACAGCCTGCTGCATTGGGCGGGCGCGGGCTTCTTCGCCGGTCTATCGATTCTGGTGAAGTATGTGGCCGTCATGCCGCTGGCCGGCCTGCTGCTGTATTTGCTGCTGGACCGCAGCCTGCATCACCGCCGCACGCTGATTGGCCTACTGCTGGGCGCCACCGTCTGCCTGCTGACACTAAGCCCGCACCTGCTTTGGCTGCAGCAGAACGACTACGCGCCTTTCCAATATGCGCAGTCGGTGGTGCTGCCGCTGCAAGGCTTCGGCGCGAAGCTGGGCAGTGTCGGCTCCTTCCTCGTCACCCAGTTTTATCGCCTGCTGCCGTTGCTGCTGGTGCTGGCGTTGCTGGCATGGCGCCGTCCGCGCGAGAAGCAGGAGGCGCTGCCGCTGCAGCAGCGCGACCGTCTGTTTATCTGGATTGCCGCCCTGTCGCCGCTGGCCGTGACGATCCTGTTTGGCCTTGCCTCGGGTAGCCGGCTGGAGGCGCGCTGGGGTGCGAATGCCTTCCTGCTTAGCGGCTTGCTGGCGGTGATGCTGCTGCGTCCCGTGACGACGGCGGGTCTGCTGAAGCTGATGACGATGCTGACGGTGGCCGTGCACGTGCTGTTGTGCGCTGGCCTGGTGCTGGGCAAATCCATGGTGGCCGAACACTTCGGCCGCCCCACGCGAGCCAACTTCCCGGCGGCTGAATTGGCGCTGGCGACGCAGCAGGCCTGGCGCTCGCACACCACGGCGCCGCTGCGCATCGTGGCCACCGACATCTGGCTGGGGGGAAATTTGCGCGCCTTCGGCTTGCCGGATATCGCGGTGCTGATCGATGGCAGTCACCATAAATCCCCCTGGGTGCGGAGCGAGGACGTGCACAACTGCGGCGCGATGGTGCTGGACGATCAGAGCAAGGACGGCCGTGCCGGTCCTGTCAATCCACCCGAGCAGCTGGCGCTGATCGCTGGCGCCGCCGCCACCGGCACTTGGCAGCTGGCCTGGGGCAACGATATGAAGCAGCGCCGCACCGTGCGCTGGGCATATCTGCCGCCGCAGGATCCAGGGCGCTGTGCGCGCTAG
- a CDS encoding GNAT family N-acetyltransferase yields the protein MLPTLLRTQRLVLREPRPEDAAVIFESYTQDMDVARYMVWRPHTSLRQTKNFIEGCINRWESNQSRPYILALAEREDVPIGMLDALVFSHTVDIGYVLGREYWGTGLMPEAILAFCDAALALPDYFRIQATCDTENRPSARTLEKSGFKREGRLERYIVHPNLGHEPRASFMYSRCK from the coding sequence ATGCTGCCCACCCTGCTCCGCACGCAAAGACTGGTTCTGCGCGAACCGCGTCCCGAGGACGCCGCTGTGATTTTTGAGTCCTACACCCAGGATATGGATGTGGCGCGCTATATGGTTTGGCGGCCGCATACGTCGCTGCGCCAAACCAAAAACTTCATCGAAGGCTGCATCAACCGGTGGGAGAGCAATCAAAGCCGCCCCTATATCCTGGCCTTGGCGGAGCGTGAGGATGTCCCAATCGGCATGCTGGATGCGCTGGTTTTTTCGCACACCGTGGACATCGGCTATGTACTGGGCCGCGAATATTGGGGCACCGGCCTCATGCCCGAGGCCATTCTGGCCTTCTGCGACGCCGCCCTCGCCCTGCCGGACTACTTCCGCATACAAGCCACCTGCGATACCGAAAACCGGCCCTCGGCACGCACGCTGGAAAAATCCGGCTTCAAGCGCGAAGGCCGGCTGGAACGTTATATCGTCCACCCCAACCTTGGCCACGAACCACGGGCATCGTTCATGTATTCGCGCTGCAAATAA
- a CDS encoding GNAT family N-acetyltransferase: MSTITIRTTTESDWEALKELRLASLLESPTAFGWNYADAAASDEALWRDNAAGRTPRTYLLAFVGDKAVGLIGYGLSAAAECNLIAMWVNPAFRGQDIAAGLVEAVKAGAGAQGHRRIVLTVSPENSRAVALYEKQGFAFLPEWETLDSHPHIKVQKMEWRSGECTL; the protein is encoded by the coding sequence ATGTCCACAATCACTATTCGCACCACCACTGAATCCGACTGGGAAGCCTTGAAGGAACTGCGGCTTGCCTCCCTGCTTGAGTCGCCCACTGCATTTGGATGGAACTACGCGGACGCCGCCGCCAGCGATGAAGCGCTGTGGCGCGACAACGCGGCAGGCCGCACGCCGAGGACGTATTTGCTGGCCTTTGTCGGCGATAAGGCCGTGGGATTGATCGGCTATGGCTTGAGCGCCGCAGCGGAATGCAATCTGATCGCCATGTGGGTCAATCCCGCATTCCGCGGCCAGGATATTGCCGCCGGTCTGGTGGAGGCGGTCAAGGCCGGCGCAGGCGCGCAAGGACATCGGCGGATTGTGCTGACCGTTTCCCCTGAAAACAGCCGCGCGGTGGCTCTGTACGAAAAGCAGGGATTCGCCTTTTTGCCGGAATGGGAAACGCTGGACAGCCATCCGCACATCAAGGTGCAGAAAATGGAATGGAGGAGCGGGGAATGTACGCTTTAA
- a CDS encoding nucleotidyltransferase family protein translates to MTLLLEQRLAGIAAATPWFMDALHAAASFGLESWCIGAGVVRNLVWDHLHGYAAPSQLADIDLAYFDAANLDGEREADLQRCLSQLMPSQKWEVTNQARVHLWFEQYFGHPVDALTSLDEAVASWPEYATSVGVFLDSSAALNIIAPHGLEDLFSMTIRRNPARVSLETYRERIEQKQYLKRWPQATVIF, encoded by the coding sequence ATGACTTTGCTTCTGGAGCAGCGCCTGGCCGGAATCGCGGCCGCTACGCCATGGTTTATGGATGCTTTGCACGCTGCTGCCAGCTTCGGGCTGGAGTCATGGTGCATCGGGGCGGGCGTGGTGCGCAATCTGGTGTGGGACCATCTGCATGGCTATGCGGCGCCAAGTCAACTTGCCGATATCGACCTCGCTTACTTCGATGCCGCCAATCTGGACGGCGAGCGCGAGGCCGATTTGCAAAGGTGCTTGTCGCAGCTGATGCCATCGCAAAAATGGGAAGTGACTAATCAGGCCCGCGTTCACCTCTGGTTCGAGCAGTACTTCGGCCACCCGGTTGATGCTTTGACTTCGCTGGACGAGGCGGTGGCGTCATGGCCGGAATATGCCACCTCGGTCGGCGTCTTCCTCGATTCGAGCGCGGCCCTGAACATCATCGCTCCGCACGGCTTGGAGGATCTTTTCTCCATGACGATACGACGCAATCCGGCGCGCGTCAGCCTTGAAACTTACCGCGAGCGGATCGAGCAAAAGCAGTATCTAAAACGATGGCCCCAGGCCACCGTGATTTTTTAA
- a CDS encoding DUF4440 domain-containing protein gives MRKFIKSFVTAIYLVTFAVMSPVIAADQNTDWEAQVRKADDAYWNDFNFSHSTALKVYLTSDVEFYHDLGGSIIGYEALAKVNAGMDGAKNRGRRMVVPETLRILPLRKGKDIYGALVMGEHDFFSTESGKVVKRTLRASFTHLMLLQDGAWKIARIYSYEHKPVTDTDK, from the coding sequence ATGCGCAAATTCATAAAATCCTTCGTTACTGCTATCTATCTCGTCACTTTCGCTGTCATGTCGCCTGTTATAGCCGCAGACCAAAATACCGACTGGGAAGCACAGGTTAGAAAAGCTGACGATGCCTACTGGAACGACTTTAATTTTTCACATTCCACTGCATTGAAGGTCTATCTCACCAGCGATGTCGAGTTCTATCATGATCTTGGCGGCTCAATAATAGGGTATGAAGCATTGGCCAAAGTCAACGCCGGAATGGATGGTGCCAAGAACCGAGGTCGCCGTATGGTTGTTCCTGAAACTCTCCGCATACTTCCATTGCGCAAGGGAAAAGACATTTATGGTGCCCTAGTCATGGGTGAGCATGATTTCTTTAGTACTGAGTCAGGAAAAGTGGTGAAGAGAACGTTGAGGGCCTCTTTCACGCACCTCATGTTGCTCCAGGACGGTGCTTGGAAAATAGCGCGTATATATAGTTATGAACACAAACCGGTAACTGATACGGATAAATAA